Sequence from the Ptychodera flava strain L36383 unplaced genomic scaffold, AS_Pfla_20210202 Scaffold_102__1_contigs__length_287319_pilon, whole genome shotgun sequence genome:
TAACGCATTGGCTAGGCCAGTAAATAACTGCTGCTGAGAAAAGCCGAGCTCAGAGGGAGCGAGTCACAAAAGATGAATTGGTAGGAAATGGAGAAGGGTGGTAGGAAACAATATATAACAATTTATAACACACTAAGAAAGAGAGTATCAAACAAGTTAAAGTCGACCTGGCATGAAAAGGTGATGAAATCGTCAATAAACCTACAATGTCTGTTtagtttttatcaaatttgctggTATAATATCATCTAATATCAAGGTTTGACCAAATGGCGAGACTGGGACAGAGACTTTGATGAAAACATATTCTTTTCTAGTATTTTTAGACTGGGCCATACGATCTCACCGcacaattattattttttttatataccAAGGTTCCTCTTTAGAGTCAAAGTTGTCAGCCAAATGTAACCATGTTAACCTGCCCCAAATGAAGTAAATGTGACATATTATTCACTCTGGATCGGCAGCATCTTCATTATTTTCTTTCCAAACACATGTATGAGGGATTACGTGTATGTGCATGCACCAGAATGAGCTTATCCATATATGCACACATATGTCTATCCTGAAACCTTTAGTAAAAGATGATCATTATGACAATAGAAACAGGACCACCACTCAATGGTGAATATGTACACAAATACGAGTGTTTTATCACGacagaaaatattgaacaattcAACACTTTACCATGGTGATACTATAATCAAGTGATTACACAGaaagcaaaatattttctttcacgAATGGGTGGAATCGTAATCAACGCTAGAGCTTTGATCATACTATGTCTATAGGGAGACCGAGTGATGAATGTTAATCTGCATAAGTTATTATGAACAATTAGCtaaatcaaaatacaaatttaagtatGATTTTCACCGCAGTTGAAGGTTCATAGTATTCAATAATGCTCCGCAACTAGTCAAAGTTGACACAAAATTTCACCATGCTTTACCCGCCACGACGAAAAATGTCAAATCAGTCATTCTGTTCTCATTGTGCAATAGAAGCACATCTATCGTTCTCTTTCCTACATATGTATGGAGCGATAACTTGTATTTTTTATCAACAGGATGAGCTTACCGATGTATACGTTCATGTGTCTGCTTTGAAAGCTGTAGAAATCTAAAACCTTAATGACAACAACGACACAGGTGAGGTGTGTGACTTTAAAACACTCAATGGTGAACATGAGAATAATTAAAAGTGTTTTCaatttatcacaactggaaatGTTCAACTATTCAACACCCCGCCCCGGTGAAAGTAATGCATAAGTCGCATACTTGTGTACCAATGTTAAACTTACAGGAATCCTTTGTTCATGGATAAACATGAATGAAATTATAAACAAAGGTTGGAATTTGTATACTATGTCCACATGAAAAAGCGGGTTGCGGTAACACTGCATCTGCTTCTGCGCAATAATGAGCACAAATTTCTGTTAGGCTGTCCCTTTCAGCATGAATGACACTCAAAAGAAATTAAAGagttaatgaccacattttcggtattaatgttcattacttttatcgcTCTGCATCCCACAATATGCTGGGATACATAACACTCTACTCGGCAACTCAATCTCCAAATGCAATTTTAGTATTCGAGAGGATAGTTTAGAAAGAACATGCAGAAAATGTAAGCAATCATATTGATGTTTTTAAGCATTCTAGGATACACGCATTCTGCTTGTCAACATAATCTGTAAACTTGTTCACCACCATGTAAGTGttaaaaagtgaaattcaaaaaagaaCAAACTTGATTTTTGGAATAGAAAATAACATGCAGTACgtaaacaaaacgaaaatattaaagaaagaTAAGGGTTACATTTATTTCCCctttcaggtagaatgcacctcggaaAAAAGGTAGtcggactcccaaacttttGGCCTATTATgtgccctcaacggtctttctaaAAAGCTACGCCCACCGAGCCAGCCATGATGTAGCGTAGCGGAATTCGCCGGATCGCTGAGTTGAGCTTTGCCCAGCTCAACTGCTGAGGGCGGTATTATGGTCTGAGGTGAAGCCAGCGAGCGGCTGTCGGAGTACATCCTAATCAAGATGTTAATCTGTGTAATATACATTCCTATTGGCACACTGcatacttttttgaaaatatttccgaGAATCGTTATAATATCCGGCCGGTAATACTGTGCTCTTGACCTCCGCCGGTCAGGGTTGGTTTAATAAGGCGATCGATTGCCGAAAGAAATTGAGTCAATAAATCAGTCATACGAAATTGGACGATCATTGAGAGAGAGGGTGCGTGGTTTGGATACAAGTTTGGATGGGGAGAGGGGAGAAACGGAGAAAGGCACGGCCATGATCATACATACAATgggagagagggggagagggagagagagcaCGCGGGCAGACATAAAGAGGGAGACGGTTAGTGCCAGTGACAAAAAATATTCTGTCAATTTcagttttactttttttacaCACTCTTTTCTATGCTGAGATATTTCAAACATATTAAAACAACATACCAGAAATCTCAAGCAGATTTTAATTTCACATCGAAAAGTAAAAGCTTTGATCAAGGAAAAACGTTACAATGAAGtttaaataaaaagtaaaaacgCCGTGAAAAGTATTAAACCATCACTTCCGTCAACAGTCGACAATGCTAATtaacatcaaaatgttttttttttgaataaaactatattgttttattttattttgaaaagattcATCTTACAAATTACAATTAGGAGAAATATCTCTTCACGAACGCAGTCCTCGTTGTGAATTTGAGTTTGTTACACGTTCAAGGTGATGGCATTCACGGGCAGTGTTCACACCATTAGATACTAGCATAGTTCCATATTATCATTGCTGAAAATTTCTCGAACTGTCCATGTTCGTGTGTGACCTAcacacaatgcattgcaatgccGTTCAGGTTGACAGGCATGTGTCAGTCATTAATAAATGGTATGGGGCGACATAGATGCTCAAGCTTGAAGAGTCATCAGTAGTAAAGAAGATTTCCTACAATAATTTTATTCAATAATCGTCACTCATCGCGCCCACTGGTTAACCGAGTGACCGGTAGCGAAACACAACTGACCCACTAATGGTTTAAGTCGGTACAATGAGAAGTCAACTGTGTGTGATAAATGTTATGTTAGGTGAAGACATAGACCACAATACTACGACTATGTTGACCCTCTCCTTTATTTTCGTTCAATGTTTAGTCTTTGTTGTCACACAACCGCAACACTTGTATGTCGATTTCCATTAGGTAATACAGTGTTAAACGAAATGTACGCGTATTCCGAAATAAATCTCATTGTCTCTTCCACACAAACCAGGACTTCAGTACATGAATACATTACTTTTGTCacgttttgctttgttttgttttgtttttgtttttttttgactTGCTTGTTTTTCCTTTCCCTTTCTTGTCTTCATTATTGACATCTGCCATTAATGAGTGTCGCACTAAATGTTAATACTGACACATTGAGAGCACAAGTTATTGAGTTGGTTTTGGAATCTATTGAAGTACGCTTCAGAAGCGGTATCTTTGTTACTAGAATGCTGAGTACAGTTCTTGAATTATTACTTACGTACCACAGTTCACTTGTGATAATGCCAGTGTACAGCAGTGTGAATACCGAAAACATTGTGCCATGACCTTGTGGTAATGAGCACACATAACCGGgaatattttccatatttaGGAACCATTATTTTTGtaagcaaaacaaaatttgtcgTCCACGAGAGTAGGAAATAACTTTTTAGCATGGACAATTACGCGGACGATAACTAGGGAAAGCTTACTATCTAGCGAGACGGTAATAGCAGCACAGGATGTTTTTTCCGTAGTTCATTCACACTGCGATTGCAACGAAAGACTTTGGTAAGAACTGTTCCACAAGAGGCTTTGACATGTAAATAAGCAAACTACACACTATCCAACCAGGAGCGGGGATGCAGCGCAGTCGACCAATGAGAATTTAATGAAATCATCGTACGCAAAACCTGATTAGAAGAATAAGAAATCGATATCCCGTCCAAGTTTAGTCGACGAAATGTGGCGTTCAAGGAATagtctgtttgtttttgttttgttttgttttgttttgttttgttgtttttttcagttGTGTTATATGTAATGACAAAACAAGACAGTGAGTATAGGCACTTTGTACACAAGTTATTTGCATTCGTGTTTGCTGTGCATTGTTGTCCCCGCTCTTGATAACTCGAGCCAGCACTTCCATAGAATATACAGCACTCCCCAAGACTTAGGAGGAGCTCATGTTTAAGGAGATCGGCCCTACACATGCTTGTTGATGTTACCACTTGTCATGTTGTTGATGTAGCAAGAGGAAGTAGTTCTAATAGTCGTTGCACACATTACACCACAAATATATCGGACAACTGtgtgtcatttttttcattcttttctgtTGTTTATTTCCATTTTTAGGTGCACACTGATTTTTTATGTTTCTGTTTGATTATTCATTATGCTTGGTTTGAAAACTCTTTGGCCTCTCGGACAGTTTGCCATGATAAAACTGATGCAACTTGAAATAAAGGTAGCGTGAAATATATTTTTCGCCAGATTTAGTGAGTTCGTTTTTCTCAAGAATCAACTAAACGTTAACCATGCCGTCACATCATCCCATAACTCTGAAGGTATCGTGCCGTTCACGATTCTCTGTTGAAGGAGCAATTTCAGCGAAGGGACACGTTATCCCATTGTGAAAAAGACGAACTGGTATATGAAGAATATATGAATACATAATTCATAATGTAAATAAATGTGGTCATTACTTGAAATCAAAACGAAATCGCTAAAAAGTAATAtggaaacattttattttacattcctAAGGAAGACAAAGAGAGCATCAGGTAACATCCATAGTATGATTGTCTCTGAACAAATACAGGAATCCAAACGCAAGCAGTAGTAATAGGTGGCACCGTAACGGGCGGattttggcaggaggttcagTGAGGCACAGTGAGGCACAGTGAGGTTTCAGTGAGGCAAAGTGAGGTTTCAGTGAGGCAAAGTGAGGTTTCAGTGAGGCAAAGTGAGGTTTCAGTGAGGCAAAGTGAGGTTTCAGTGAGGCACAGTGAGGTTTCAGTGAGGCACCAATGTTATAGACACCCCTTGCTTGTTGGGACCCCCTAGCCCAGTCAAAATTAACAGTTCTCGaattttggcaggaggttcagTGAGGTTGAGGGGGGCTTTGGCAGGAGATGTATTGGAGAGTCGTAGGTGCCGATGTTTacctccccccccccgacaCACCTGTTGTGTTGGACCCCCTAGCCCAATCAAAATTAATAGTTATTGATTGTTTGGCAGGAGGTTCAGTGAGGTTCGCGAGGCTTTGGCAGGAGGTGTATTGAAGAACCACAGGTGCCGGCATTTtggccccccctccccccactcGCAACTATTTATTTTGGACCCCTTAGCTCAGTCAAAATTTGTAGTTTGTGaattttggcaggaggttcagTGAGGTTCCGTGAGGTTCTGTGGATTTCGGCTGATATCACCTGCAGTGAGGAGCTGCAGGCTCtaatattttgaccccctaacTCATTTGAAATCAGTGGTATGGCTCCAATTTTTTAGATTCATCTCTTTTGTCCGTTACTTGATGACTTGGAGTGATGAGGTAGATATCGACACCCTAAGTCTGCGAAAATTTTTCATATGGCTGAGATATTGAAGGACACATTGATTGGCTGGTTTAAATACTGCAAAGCATCATGGGATGATTAACAGTCTTCCTCTGATTGGCGTATTTAAATCTAAGATATTTGATTGGTCCATTTgaagttatgcaaatgaggacaCTCTTTAAAAGAGATCAGGGCCACTCAGGGCCTCATTCGAGCTCTGACCTTTGACAAGTGCAGACGCATACAGCTATGGCAACCTGTGACCTTACACCGAGCCAGTGTCAGCAAGGATGGCGCAAATGTTATTCAGCGAGGGTCGAGAAGCCCTATTACTTCAATATCAAAACCAATGAAAGCCGATGGTCAATGCCTGGTGTCCCAGAAGGTTTTGATGGGCCTGCAGCCAGTACCCCTGGCAACCACAGTCCCACTCTTCCTGAGCCTGCCCAAGAACCACCATCAACACCCCTTCTGTTCGATTCTCAAAGTACAGATGTGACAGATAGCCAGCCGCAACTGTACTCCCAAGTGCACTCCAGACCCATCACCAGTGATGTCAACACTCAAACAGGTGAGAAGGAGTTTCGATTTCAACTTTCTTCAATGGACACATCTGCTAGGCTTGTTAGTGTAAAGATGTACAAGGGAAGTGCCTATGTTGGAATTCGTGAGTTCTTTAAGCAAGAGAAGACTGGACAGTTGATACCAACCAAGAAAGGTATTACATTAAGACTGGATGAATGGTGTCAGTTAAAATGTATCATAGGGAGAGTTGATGATGCTGTCCAGATGCTGACCTGTAGTTAATTCATTCTATTCCAGAGTTCACTCCACCCCCCATCCCCAACGACCTGGATAGGAAAGTGGCACGCAAGCTGGTGAAATACATCTATGCGAAATTTATCTCACAGGAAGTTGATAAACTCGTGAGTGAAAACTGTGAGGGATGTCAACATGACTATCTGTCCCAGAGGGAACACGAGTGTCTACATTATGGTTGCACACCTGCTGGACAGAGGGAAGTGATTTCCAAATACTTTGGAGCTGCTGCTGAACGGATCGACATGTCTGCAGTGGAAAGATCTGTCCAGGAAGTTGCAGAGATCTGTAACCTCCAAATGGACTTTGGATTGATTGACCTTGACGAATTGCTGCACTTACTGTGTTATCGATGGGCCGACGATCCAGAGGGATGCTTTGAAGCCTTGATGGACAATATTACTGTGTACGGAATGGTCTCTGCAATGACATTATCGAGTCCATGTGTGCAACAAATGGATCTTCTAGTTGTTAGGATTTCGGCAatgttttcaattgtatcagTCAACGTTCAAAGTTATTTGCCACACCTTTTGCTGGAGTTGCTATTTTTGatgttctcttttttttttttgaaaggttaCGCATGCAATGAATTACTTGAAGTTTCTTCTCGGACTTTCTTCAGGAGTACAAGAACAGTATGGGACACTTACAACTTGTTGTATTCTATTTCATGTTTGTGTTATAAGTTTTGaatttaagaaaataaaatgtgctGTTAAGACTTAAAGAGGAAAAACTTGTCAGTCTACAGTCTTTGAGTGAGAGAAAGAGAAGTGTGGATGATTAATTTTGTTTAACTGCCCCTTATCCCAATCCGCTATACCCACCCTTGGAAAAATGATACACACTGGTAATGTTTTCAATGGAACAACTTGTCAAGTTTATTTGAATGTTAACACCAGTGCAAATATACAAAGAACAGCTAACTTGCAATGAAAAGTGAACGATAAATTCTAACGCTTCTTTAAAAAGTCAACATCATAAACGTCAAAATCAACACCTGTCAGTTTTTCGATAAAATCATTGACAAGAAAGTCATGAAAGTCAAATCTTCAGTGAATTGCTTCACAATGTCGGCATGGACCATCCCCGGCACCGATGCAGCAGATAATAGAGAACGTACTGTCCACACACAGAAGAAAGGGGTCCTTGGAGTCTCTGCCTGTTATAGATCCAGTCAAGAGAATTTCTTTTCAGGAATGTCTCGAAAGGTGTCTTGATGGGTGGACGTCCATAGGAATCGAAATATTCGCCATTATTGCTATCCACAAAGTAGAAAGCAACCCAATGTTTCCTGGTTTGGTGCTGGGGTCCACATTGGCAACAAAAGCAGCTGGATATGATTTCAGTCTTGTCTTGGGCAAGTTGTCAGAGGCCATCACCCAACAAAAGAAGATGCTGCGTACCTGTCCCCAGTCAAGATCTCCCTGAGCTCTAAGGTGTCCATGCTTTTCTTATTCGGAGTGTTGAAGGACACGTATTCAAAAGTCAAACAGGATGTTGCGATCTCTGTCAATTTCGATCACGTTGTCTAGCTCGCCATACACAAGTAAATTCACAGTATTTGGCAGGGCTTGTCTGAACTGCAGTTCTATGCCAAGGTTGCCCTCTTTGATCAGGTTCAAATGCCCTCCGTCAGCAGACAAGTCCGGTGTGAGATCAAAGGCAAACAGTGTGTATCCGTTGTCGTATTCATAGCGATTGATATCGATGCCTTCATCCCGACCCATTTGTTAGTTCCAGTAAAGAGGGAGTAGTAGGCCATAAGGAACGATTGACCGCCGGCCCTGGTGAAGTCCATCTTCAGAGGTTTGCTTGGAATTTGTTTTCCGCCGACATTGAGGACGAGTGATGTCATGTCATAATGTTGAAGTTGAAAGGGTTCTTCTTGTATGAACCATTGAAGGCATTGTTGTCCACCAGACCCAAGACCACACGTTTAGGTAGCTGTCCCAAAAAGATGTGATCTTTGTTGAAGGACATTGTACCTCCAGAAATGGACAGAACTTTCATCACACAACGATGTATGGGATACTTGGATGGTCCCTGCTTTAAAGCTTCTGCATGGCCCCAGCTGTACCGATGGACTgagtttaatttttctgaccaGTACTGTAGCTTCTGTGACCACTGCTTTGAAGTTTGGATTTTCTGCAGAGCTCACAAGAGAGAAGGCATTCTTGCTTCTGTTGAGTTTGAGACGTAATTCAACACCATTCATTAGATACTTGGGCTGAAAGAAGAGATCGGAATGGATGGGTCCAACCATATCGACAACTTGACTGCCAGATGTGAAGGCATATCTGCTTTTCAGTCCCTTGTTTGCTTCCCCACCTTCTTTAGTAGGGTCCACTTCGTCCATTTTCAAGTGATAGTCCTTGAAGAATAGGGCAGCAGCAATATGGGTGCCTTTGGCTTCCTTCCCATAATTTAACAACGTCTCCATCATCGCTCGGTATGGGTAAGTAGGGGAGGGGTTGGATATCATTTTGCCATTGAGGTGTACATCGACTTGACTGAACAGTGAATGGAGCCACAGATTGACAGGTCCCACTGCTGCATCTGCACCCAGGTTACTAGCATCAGCTTTTGTGATCTTAGCCTTGATCAGAAGGAGTGTTGAGGACAAATCTATGTAGTCTTCCCCCGAGCCCGAAATCACAAATTCTATGGGTCCCGATTCCACAATGTGTGTCAGGGGATGCACTTCTTCCCATTGTCCCTCTTCCACACTGGTCTGAGTTGGAGGAACTGTGAACAAGTCAAGTTCACTCTTTGTACATTCGCAGGAGTGTTCATGAAGAAATGCCATGTTAGTCAAAAATGTCAAGAGATCTTCTCTGTCGCTTTGCTTTGGAGGAAATGACTCTTCTGCGTGGCGCTCTGCGTTTTATACCACCACCGCCACCAGGGGAGAAAAACTGTTTCAAACCCCTTCCTGCCATTAGGTCTTTTCCAGCTTTTACCAGTCGCCTTTTGGCAGAATGCTTCACGTTACGTCCACTGAGTGCATCACCTGCAATATTGAGTCCTGTTTTTAACACCTGTCTCCCTAGGACTTTGGCTCCTTGTTTCAGCAGCGGTGTGTGGCTGCACGGAAAAGACCTCCCAACAGACCGCCTAAGCCATATCCTCGCTGCACAGCTGCTCCCTGGAACGATGCTCCATTTCCCACCTGATCCACATAAAACTTCCTGTATGTGGCTGGGTTGCTTTCATAGATTTTACGTCTATAAGGCATGGTTCAGGCTACAACAGTGTAGGGCGTCGCTTTCTGAAGGCTAGTGTCACGATCACTTTCCCACTCTGGAATGGTACTCTCTGACCAGTGTCGTCTCTTATGTAGACCTCTACTGTATCAAATTCACGATTTCTCAGGGGAAGAAAGTATGGAGTGTGAAAGGTGTGGTTGATCATCTGTCCGTGGACCCTTCCACATTTTCTATTCTCAACAGTGGTGCAAAGGTGTCTCCAACCAACTGGTCGTCCACAAGATCGCAATACACATAGAGAGAAGAGAGGTTTCGAACACTGAATATGAAGGGGGCATCACTCTTCTGCCGTAATATGGTATTGGGATAAAATCCCATGATTTCAGCCAAACCTGGAAGAAAGTGGAGACTGGTACCCTCACTCACATCAGCGGTTACTTTCCTGGACACTGTGTCGAAAGTCAATAGGACATCATCGGGTAAACCTCGCTCTCTCAGAGTAGTCAGTATACTTCCAAAATCATCATAGTAACCTGCAGGTATTTTGACAAGTGTTTTCTATGGTCCTGATCATCATACACAAGGAAGTTTCTGCCCTCGACCACGTTGTACCAAGAGAAAGGGTAATGTATTTCCGTCAAGGCCACTTCCCAATTACCCTGGAGGGAAACGTGCTTTGGTAATTTCACAGTGTAGCCTGTCACTTTATTGTCTGGAAAACTTCCATGGATGCGTTGCTAGGTAATGTCATGAAGAAGGGGTGTTCAGCCATGGTGACTGTTACTTTCCAAGTGTGGTGCTTGGCCAGAGTACGTCCATGTTATACCTTTGCTAGATCCGTCACCCAGCTGTTAAACTTGTCAGGCCAACCGTACCACTTGACCAAGTATTCTTTCTTTCCCCTTCTCTTTCTGGTCTTGAGTATTTTTTCCACCCTAAAGACATCATCATCTTTCTTAACCACTCTTTGCAGTTCTTGCTCATAGAATGTCCCTTCCAACACTTCACCATCGTAATCTTTCAACTTGTACAAGGGTGGTCGATCATGGATCCGTCCGGATATGGTGAAGACTTCTTCAGTCCAATTTGGAAGGTAGCCCTTTTTGAACATTCGTCTGGCTTTGCTGATTCTCACTTGCTCACCAATGTCGTATTTGAATTTGATTGTTTTGGAGTCAAAATCACTGTACAGTGTGTCCCACACTTCTTTTTCATTGTCTCGTTCACAGAAGCAGGTTTTCTCTTGATGCTGCGGTTGCCAGGTGTTGTTGTAGGAGTGCATCAATTGAGGAAGTATGGATATGTAGTTCAGGGTGTTGGTTCTGGTGaaagtatttccacattttAGTCTTCAGTGTGCGGTTGAAACGCTCAACCACAGATGCTTTTGTTTCATTTCCAGTGGTGAAGAAATGAACGCCTTCATTCTtcagtaatttttgaaatatgtggtTGACAAACTCTTTACCTTGGTCTGTTTGCAGTTTTTCTGGTTTTCGTCCACTTTTAAAAATCTGTTGGAAGGCTGACACTAAGGTAGTTCCACGTTTATCTTTCAA
This genomic interval carries:
- the LOC139126576 gene encoding uncharacterized protein: MATCDLTPSQCQQGWRKCYSARVEKPYYFNIKTNESRWSMPGVPEGFDGPAASTPGNHSPTLPEPAQEPPSTPLLFDSQSTDVTDSQPQLYSQVHSRPITSDVNTQTEFTPPPIPNDLDRKVARKLVKYIYAKFISQEVDKLVSENCEGCQHDYLSQREHECLHYGCTPAGQREVISKYFGAAAERIDMSAVERSVQEVAEICNLQMDFGLIDLDELLHLLCYRWADDPEGCFEALMDNITVYGMVSAMTLSSPCVQQMDLLVECLERCLDGWTSIGIEIFAIIAIHKVESNPMFPGLVLGSTLATKAAGYDFSLVLGKLSEAITQQKKMLRTCPQSRSP
- the LOC139126577 gene encoding uncharacterized protein F54H12.2-like, yielding MAFLHEHSCECTKSELDLFTVPPTQTSVEEGQWEEVHPLTHIVESGPIEFVISGSGEDYIDLSSTLLLIKAKITKADASNLGADAAVGPVNLWLHSLFSQVDVHLNGKMISNPSPTYPYRAMMETLLNYGKEAKGTHIAAALFFKDYHLKMDEVDPTKEGGEANKGLKSRYAFTSGSQVVDMVGPIHSDLFFQPKYLMNGVELRLKLNRSKNAFSLVSSAENPNFKAVVTEATVLVRKIKLSPSVQLGPCRSFKAGTIQVSHTSLCDESSVHFWRYNVLQQRSHLFGTAT